In Janibacter alkaliphilus, the following proteins share a genomic window:
- a CDS encoding HAMP domain-containing sensor histidine kinase, with the protein MTGLRQVLRRLVVGVAVVAAGLAVLGHVLVLRLAGRSEGDGAVVLAAAVAAAALAAGLGLAAAEVVLRRHERGMQRLRSQVDALGDGPQAGAGEPVGLQEIDEANQQLAERAAAVARRQASAQEAVRDGSHQLRTPLTALQMRLEEIVDTDDLAVARDEAGIAMAQVERLTGVVDTLLARSKDGDAALPEISLDSVLAGLQREYQPAFTAARRSMRVEGERGLLVRAAPADLAQVMQTLVENALEHGAGTVTVDVSRRGLAVLVEVRDEGTGIPAAIAPHIFERSVTSRGSGIGLALARQIALRNGGRLELVQARPAIFSVFLAGPRSR; encoded by the coding sequence GTGACCGGCCTGCGGCAGGTGCTGCGGCGGCTGGTCGTCGGCGTGGCGGTGGTGGCCGCGGGCCTGGCCGTGCTCGGTCACGTCCTCGTGCTGCGCCTCGCCGGGCGGTCCGAGGGCGACGGCGCGGTGGTGCTCGCCGCCGCCGTCGCCGCGGCCGCCCTGGCCGCGGGGCTCGGGCTGGCTGCGGCGGAGGTCGTGCTGCGTCGGCACGAGCGGGGCATGCAGCGGCTGCGCTCCCAGGTCGACGCGCTCGGGGACGGGCCGCAGGCCGGGGCCGGCGAGCCGGTGGGCCTGCAGGAGATCGACGAGGCCAACCAGCAGCTGGCCGAGCGGGCCGCCGCCGTCGCCCGGCGGCAGGCGAGCGCCCAGGAGGCGGTGCGCGACGGCTCGCACCAGCTGCGCACCCCGCTGACCGCGCTGCAGATGCGGCTGGAGGAGATCGTGGACACCGACGACCTCGCCGTCGCCCGGGACGAGGCGGGCATCGCCATGGCCCAGGTGGAGCGGCTCACCGGGGTCGTCGACACCCTGCTGGCCCGCAGCAAGGACGGTGACGCGGCGCTGCCGGAGATCTCGCTGGACTCGGTGCTGGCGGGGCTGCAGCGCGAGTACCAGCCGGCCTTCACCGCCGCGCGGCGCAGCATGCGGGTGGAGGGGGAGCGCGGTCTGCTGGTGCGGGCCGCGCCGGCCGACCTGGCCCAGGTCATGCAGACCCTCGTCGAGAACGCCCTGGAGCACGGGGCCGGCACGGTGACCGTGGACGTCTCGCGGCGCGGGCTCGCGGTGCTCGTCGAGGTGCGCGACGAGGGCACCGGGATCCCGGCGGCGATCGCCCCGCACATCTTCGAGCGCTCGGTCACCTCGCGCGGCTCGGGCATCGGTCTGGCCCTGGCCCGCCAGATCGCGCTGCGCAACGGTGGCCGGCTGGAGCTGGTGCAGGCGCGCCCGGCGATCTTCTCGGTCTTCCTCGCCGGCCCGCGCTCGCGCTGA
- a CDS encoding response regulator transcription factor, which translates to MTRVLLAEDDASIADPLSRALLREGYQVTAHADGQAALEAATTQEPDLVILDLGLPTLDGLEVCRRLRATGATVPVLILTARADEVDTVVGLDAGGDDYVTKPFRLAELMARVRALLRRQPSEQQRPAEDTVQVDPEARRAWFHGEELPLTTKEYEVLRVLVRESGKVVSREQLMAEVWETEWFGSTKTLDMHVSVLRRKLGDDPAAPRHIATVRGIGFRFDP; encoded by the coding sequence ATGACACGCGTCCTGCTCGCCGAGGACGATGCGAGCATCGCCGACCCGCTCTCGCGCGCCCTGCTGCGCGAGGGCTACCAGGTCACCGCGCACGCGGACGGGCAGGCCGCCCTCGAGGCGGCGACCACCCAGGAGCCGGACCTGGTGATCCTCGACCTCGGGCTGCCCACGCTCGACGGGCTCGAGGTCTGCCGCCGGCTGCGGGCGACCGGCGCCACCGTGCCGGTGCTCATCCTCACCGCCCGCGCCGACGAGGTGGACACCGTCGTCGGACTGGACGCCGGCGGCGACGACTACGTCACCAAGCCCTTCCGGCTGGCCGAGCTGATGGCCCGGGTGCGGGCGCTGCTGCGGCGCCAGCCGAGCGAGCAGCAGCGCCCGGCCGAGGACACCGTCCAGGTCGACCCGGAGGCTCGCCGCGCCTGGTTCCACGGCGAGGAGCTGCCGCTGACGACGAAGGAGTACGAGGTGCTCCGGGTGCTGGTCCGCGAGAGCGGCAAGGTGGTCTCGCGCGAGCAGCTCATGGCCGAGGTGTGGGAGACCGAGTGGTTCGGGTCGACCAAGACCCTCGACATGCACGTCTCCGTGCTGCGCCGCAAGCTCGGCGACGACCCCGCGGCGCCCCGGCACATCGCGACCGTGCGCGGGATCGGCTTCCGGTTCGACCCGTGA
- a CDS encoding adenylate/guanylate cyclase domain-containing protein, with product MDADDREPSAPPSTPSDASEADPGARADDGTKRLGRDPLPDVLERALLGRPASLGRRQVSRGAGVSVRSARRFWHALGFPLVGEGDAMFTEADLEALQRVADLVRRGEVEEEFALAMTRALARTMDRLASWQTQLLLEEVTRELGDLEPSREATAAITEETAIRVAEHVDDLEPLLAYVWRRQLSAAINQVITTASSDEDPAAQPLVIGFADLVSFTSVVRRLDERDLARMVQRFEDLCTDIVTAHGGRVVKTAGDEVMFSTAEAAPAAAIALDLVEAMAADDLLPDARVGMAHGNVVHRLGDVFGTTVNRASRLTAAAPASGVFVDDPLARLLAPLSAFSTTPTRRRTLRGLGEVVPSRLVRVTGVRGPQPGVHP from the coding sequence ATGGACGCGGACGACCGCGAGCCCTCGGCGCCCCCGAGCACCCCGTCGGACGCGAGCGAGGCGGACCCCGGGGCGCGCGCCGACGACGGGACCAAGCGGCTGGGGCGGGACCCGCTGCCCGACGTGCTCGAGCGTGCTCTGCTGGGCCGGCCGGCCTCGCTCGGTCGGCGCCAGGTCTCCCGCGGCGCCGGGGTCTCGGTGCGCTCGGCCCGCCGCTTCTGGCACGCCCTCGGCTTCCCGCTGGTCGGCGAGGGCGACGCGATGTTCACCGAGGCCGACCTCGAGGCGCTGCAGCGGGTCGCCGACCTGGTCCGCCGCGGCGAGGTCGAGGAGGAGTTCGCGCTGGCGATGACCCGCGCCCTGGCCCGCACCATGGACCGGCTGGCCAGCTGGCAGACCCAGCTGCTGCTGGAGGAGGTGACCCGCGAGCTGGGCGACCTCGAGCCGTCCCGCGAGGCCACCGCGGCGATCACCGAGGAGACCGCGATCCGGGTCGCCGAGCACGTCGACGACCTCGAGCCGCTGCTGGCCTACGTCTGGCGCCGTCAGCTCTCGGCGGCCATCAACCAGGTCATCACCACCGCCTCCAGCGACGAGGACCCCGCCGCGCAGCCGCTGGTCATCGGCTTCGCCGACCTGGTCAGCTTCACCTCGGTGGTGCGCCGCCTCGACGAGCGCGACCTGGCCCGGATGGTGCAGCGCTTCGAGGACCTGTGCACCGACATCGTCACCGCCCACGGCGGCCGGGTGGTCAAGACCGCCGGCGACGAGGTGATGTTCTCCACCGCGGAGGCGGCCCCGGCCGCGGCCATCGCGCTGGACCTCGTCGAGGCGATGGCCGCCGACGACCTGCTGCCGGACGCCCGGGTCGGGATGGCCCACGGCAACGTCGTGCACCGGCTCGGCGACGTCTTCGGCACCACCGTCAACCGGGCCAGCCGGCTGACCGCCGCGGCCCCGGCCAGCGGCGTCTTCGTCGACGACCCGCTGGCCCGGCTGCTGGCACCGCTGAGCGCCTTCTCCACGACCCCGACCCGGCGGCGCACCCTGCGCGGGCTGGGTGAGGTGGTGCCCTCCCGGCTGGTCCGGGTCACCGGCGTCCGCGGACCGCAGCCCGGTGTCCACCCGTAG